One window of Mediterraneibacter butyricigenes genomic DNA carries:
- a CDS encoding Spy0128 family protein, which produces METMHSKFVRLQTALLMLALLFTVLVPVPAYAAGEGGAEGTANSVAISDPDTFNAWEYTQGYNNSTTGRIWADKTVEEDKITFGGDLTGQADIKVPTDKGADFLVALSALSSYASTTTTDTQPLDIVMVLDASGSMDDAMGNNDSTKRMDALHAAVNNFIDKATEKNAQITDANKKIRLSIVKFSGKENTATGNGTYRDGGYTYNYSQIVQEFTACDSSNAGGLKSKVNAITPNGATRADNGMKRAKAALTSARTNAKKVVIFFTDGTPTSGSEFESSVASDAVQTAKEIKDAGAEIYTVGIFSGANPNASVANSSGTSSENKFMQAVSSNYPEATYPYESGWLGFGGSYNWNFGTKAAGANYYLAASNATELNNVFADIFTSVSTPSAGPTDVTGNPQQDGYVTFDDTLGDYMEVKGFEAVAFAKHVFKQPTKITSGNVDTYTFTGKHDDTVSGAYPDTGHLSQIIITVTHGSDGNGDRVQVKIPASMLPLRYYKITNTDNTPKLEVNDVQPISVIYSVGLKTEARDQIESGSFTDPNLAAYVADKAKDGKIDFYSNKFDGSKTTADGTTIGLTTATFTPAISNSYYYHTENTLLYTKTGEGENATYTPATVVEPNKTYYYKLNYLKLLSPDHTETRSETDYVPVSIATQEEIKECIITEDGKCYIKKGIKKGSLPSAIDNQLGNKEPNITGTADRRIDFQWDLGANKGVLYLGNNGKLTMNAKGGLKVTKKVESADGLNPNPNTEFTMRFTLTGGTSDDDAVYQYTVTGTEGTNTIKSGDTFKLKDGQTAEIVGLPAGSTYTITEDNPPAGYTQKIENGTGTVTAGTAQAVTVTNTYEPAPFVADPKETNYPFDGEKILQGRPWKTDDRFTFRLEATNGAPLPGGAGYIEREVTGSNGAAGEGVRFDFGNVTFTKPGKYVYDITEVVPVDDKDKIAGVSYDSSFYRVTVTITDDGSGQLNMESAHIQHISGDDTTTDAQNVTFTNTFKDDTETLIIQATKVYKDAQDNLMDLTNGQFHFKLEPATVDENNTQLTGNANIPMPGNANGAVSTINNAVGEITFGDITYTLDKDHGKTYYYQLTEEQDNKKANITYSEEKYLIKAVVSAEGTEAEPLTVTTTYYKWNGNQWDAVTAQNVTFTNTFTGEATATLGVSKSISGRNWKDGEEFTFTLTAQDGTPMPTGNGATATATQDKPAPDFGTITYTKVGTYTYTISEEDTAASGMTKAADVTATVKVALNAESNQLEATVVYSNAENEKAKFVNTYKAEPLKVEAKDLFHVEKVLDGRDWNDTDTFGFTLTREGTAPMPDYPTASVDRSNTTAAIGSDQQLVFTAAGEYIYHISEDSGSIPGVTYDTTDYKVVVNVTDDGNGQLSGETRYYKSNGENGYFDTHEENNVAKFVNTYSAKSVAVTLHATKILDVQVGTRTLNENEFSFELLDKTNGTVSDTAQNDANGNVTFNLNFEKAVGEKTYVIREVQGNLGGIKYDTREYEVTFEVKDNGEGQLVATTPVYKLDGKTVGGAQFVNTYTATAGDDVTFTPDATKELTGRALKEGEFHFIVTDENGVEVSTGTNKADGTVKFSPIGFNQTMTTYAALFAELPVETEQPAETEQPTVTEQPAETEQPAETEQPTVTEQPAENEQPAETEQPAETEQPAETEQPAETEQPTVTEQPTVTEQPAMFAPTSDDSIDAEVAPTEEMQALLTHWYTISEVKPVDANGGITYDPTVYTVCVKLQDENSDGNLTIASTTYYKADGKTPLADGEKPTFHNSYAAADSDAVTITLQKNLTGRPLNAGEFTFKLSCPQDTAHDNMTATNDADGKVTFVLTYQDLDPDHSDADPTTYTYTVSEVKGNAEGVTYDESTYTFAVDVQDNGTGKMQATVKAPENMTFTNTYTPKPTPTPEPSATPTPTPTATPTPAPTAAPTPAATATPAPVTHIPQTSDSFPLIPLIIILIISGVGAAYLLVKGKKSSKK; this is translated from the coding sequence ATGGAAACTATGCATAGTAAATTTGTACGGTTGCAAACCGCCCTGTTGATGCTGGCGCTGCTGTTCACGGTGCTGGTTCCTGTCCCCGCGTATGCAGCGGGGGAGGGGGGTGCTGAGGGAACAGCCAACTCTGTGGCCATCAGCGACCCCGACACGTTTAACGCGTGGGAGTATACGCAGGGCTATAACAACTCTACCACAGGTCGTATTTGGGCCGACAAAACGGTGGAGGAAGACAAAATCACCTTCGGCGGTGACCTGACAGGCCAGGCCGACATCAAGGTGCCCACAGACAAAGGCGCCGATTTCCTGGTCGCGCTGTCGGCACTGTCCTCCTATGCGTCTACCACCACCACCGATACACAACCCCTGGACATTGTCATGGTGCTGGATGCCTCCGGTAGTATGGATGATGCTATGGGAAACAATGACAGCACCAAACGCATGGATGCTTTGCACGCTGCGGTGAATAACTTTATTGACAAGGCTACGGAAAAGAACGCGCAAATCACCGATGCTAATAAAAAAATCCGGCTTTCCATCGTGAAATTCTCCGGAAAAGAAAACACGGCTACGGGTAACGGTACTTACCGTGATGGCGGGTATACGTATAACTACTCGCAGATTGTGCAAGAATTTACTGCCTGCGACAGTAGCAATGCTGGTGGACTCAAATCCAAGGTCAATGCCATAACCCCTAACGGTGCCACCCGCGCGGACAATGGCATGAAGCGTGCCAAAGCCGCGTTGACATCTGCGCGCACCAATGCAAAAAAGGTCGTCATCTTCTTTACGGATGGTACGCCTACCTCGGGTAGTGAGTTTGAGTCGTCGGTAGCTTCCGATGCTGTCCAAACGGCGAAAGAAATCAAGGATGCAGGTGCCGAGATCTACACCGTTGGTATTTTCAGCGGTGCTAACCCGAACGCCTCAGTTGCCAATAGTAGCGGAACGTCAAGTGAAAACAAGTTCATGCAGGCAGTCTCCAGCAACTATCCCGAGGCCACTTATCCTTATGAAAGTGGATGGCTCGGTTTCGGTGGTTCCTACAACTGGAACTTCGGCACTAAGGCCGCCGGCGCAAATTACTATCTGGCAGCTTCCAACGCGACTGAGTTGAACAATGTCTTTGCGGACATCTTTACATCCGTATCTACCCCATCGGCAGGCCCCACGGATGTTACGGGTAACCCCCAGCAAGACGGTTATGTGACTTTCGATGATACCCTGGGCGATTATATGGAAGTCAAAGGTTTTGAGGCTGTTGCCTTTGCCAAACATGTCTTTAAGCAACCGACAAAAATCACTTCCGGCAATGTAGATACCTATACCTTTACGGGCAAGCATGACGACACGGTCAGCGGCGCCTACCCCGATACAGGCCATTTAAGCCAAATCATTATCACCGTCACCCACGGCAGCGACGGTAACGGCGACCGTGTGCAGGTTAAGATTCCTGCCAGTATGCTGCCCCTGCGGTATTATAAGATTACAAACACCGATAACACCCCCAAGCTGGAAGTCAACGACGTCCAGCCCATCAGTGTCATCTACTCTGTCGGCCTTAAAACGGAAGCGCGCGACCAGATTGAGTCCGGCAGCTTTACCGACCCCAACCTTGCCGCCTACGTTGCGGATAAGGCCAAAGACGGCAAAATCGACTTCTACTCCAACAAATTTGACGGCAGCAAAACAACGGCAGACGGCACAACCATCGGTCTGACCACTGCCACCTTTACCCCGGCAATAAGCAACAGCTACTACTATCACACCGAGAATACCCTGCTGTACACCAAAACAGGTGAAGGCGAAAATGCTACGTATACGCCGGCCACAGTGGTAGAGCCGAACAAGACCTATTACTATAAGCTGAACTACTTGAAGCTTCTTTCCCCTGATCATACTGAAACGCGTTCCGAGACCGACTATGTGCCCGTTAGCATTGCAACTCAGGAGGAAATCAAAGAGTGCATTATTACAGAAGATGGCAAGTGCTACATCAAGAAGGGCATCAAAAAAGGCAGCTTGCCCTCCGCCATTGATAACCAGCTGGGCAATAAGGAACCAAATATAACCGGCACCGCGGATCGCCGCATTGACTTCCAGTGGGATCTTGGCGCAAACAAGGGTGTGCTGTACCTTGGCAACAACGGTAAGCTGACCATGAACGCCAAGGGCGGCCTGAAGGTTACCAAGAAAGTTGAATCCGCCGACGGTCTGAACCCGAACCCCAACACCGAATTTACGATGAGGTTTACGTTGACGGGCGGGACCTCGGACGACGATGCCGTGTACCAGTATACCGTTACCGGCACTGAGGGAACTAATACCATCAAGAGCGGCGATACTTTCAAGCTGAAAGACGGCCAGACTGCCGAGATTGTGGGTCTGCCCGCGGGCAGCACCTATACCATCACGGAAGACAATCCGCCTGCCGGCTATACCCAAAAGATTGAGAACGGCACGGGCACAGTCACGGCAGGTACAGCCCAGGCAGTTACGGTGACAAACACCTATGAGCCCGCTCCGTTTGTGGCAGACCCGAAGGAAACCAATTACCCGTTCGATGGCGAAAAGATTTTGCAGGGCCGCCCTTGGAAGACAGACGATCGCTTTACCTTCCGGCTGGAGGCCACCAATGGCGCACCGCTGCCTGGCGGGGCTGGCTATATTGAGCGCGAAGTGACGGGATCCAATGGCGCCGCCGGTGAAGGTGTTCGCTTTGACTTCGGAAATGTTACCTTCACCAAACCTGGCAAATATGTGTACGACATCACCGAAGTTGTCCCCGTCGACGACAAGGATAAGATTGCAGGTGTTTCGTATGACAGCTCCTTCTACCGTGTGACGGTTACCATCACGGACGACGGCAGCGGCCAGCTGAATATGGAATCCGCTCATATTCAGCATATATCCGGTGATGACACAACCACAGATGCGCAGAATGTCACGTTTACCAACACCTTTAAGGATGACACCGAGACGCTCATTATTCAGGCTACGAAAGTCTACAAGGATGCGCAAGACAATTTGATGGATTTGACCAACGGTCAGTTCCACTTCAAACTCGAACCTGCAACGGTAGACGAAAACAACACACAGCTGACCGGCAACGCCAACATCCCCATGCCTGGCAACGCAAACGGCGCGGTAAGCACCATCAACAATGCGGTTGGTGAGATTACCTTTGGTGATATTACCTACACGCTGGATAAAGACCACGGTAAGACCTACTATTACCAGCTTACCGAAGAGCAGGATAATAAGAAGGCTAATATTACTTACAGCGAAGAAAAGTATCTGATTAAAGCCGTGGTTTCTGCCGAGGGTACGGAAGCGGAGCCCCTGACCGTCACGACCACCTACTATAAGTGGAATGGCAATCAGTGGGACGCAGTAACCGCCCAAAATGTAACCTTCACCAACACCTTTACAGGTGAAGCCACGGCCACGCTGGGTGTAAGCAAGAGCATTTCCGGCCGTAACTGGAAGGATGGCGAAGAATTCACCTTTACCCTTACGGCGCAAGACGGTACCCCGATGCCCACTGGCAACGGCGCAACCGCAACAGCAACCCAAGACAAACCAGCCCCCGATTTCGGTACAATCACCTACACAAAGGTGGGTACTTACACCTACACCATCAGCGAGGAGGATACCGCCGCCAGTGGTATGACCAAAGCCGCGGATGTCACCGCCACCGTCAAGGTTGCGCTGAATGCCGAAAGCAATCAGCTGGAAGCCACGGTTGTTTACAGCAATGCCGAAAACGAAAAAGCCAAGTTTGTAAACACCTACAAAGCAGAACCGCTCAAGGTTGAAGCCAAAGACCTGTTCCATGTCGAAAAAGTGCTGGATGGCCGCGATTGGAACGATACGGATACCTTCGGTTTCACCCTGACACGTGAGGGCACTGCCCCCATGCCGGACTACCCCACCGCTTCTGTCGACCGCTCGAATACAACCGCCGCCATCGGCAGTGATCAACAGTTGGTATTCACCGCCGCAGGTGAGTATATTTACCACATCTCTGAGGATAGCGGCTCGATTCCGGGCGTCACCTACGACACCACCGATTATAAGGTCGTGGTTAATGTCACGGACGACGGCAACGGCCAATTAAGCGGAGAAACCCGTTATTATAAGAGCAACGGCGAGAACGGTTACTTTGATACACACGAAGAAAACAACGTCGCAAAATTTGTCAACACCTATTCCGCCAAAAGTGTTGCGGTAACTTTGCACGCCACCAAGATACTGGATGTCCAAGTCGGCACACGCACACTGAACGAGAACGAATTCTCGTTTGAATTGCTCGATAAGACAAACGGCACGGTTTCTGATACCGCCCAGAACGACGCAAACGGCAACGTTACGTTTAACCTGAACTTCGAGAAAGCCGTAGGCGAAAAGACCTATGTCATCCGTGAGGTGCAAGGCAACCTCGGCGGCATCAAGTACGATACCCGTGAATACGAGGTCACCTTCGAAGTCAAAGATAACGGCGAAGGCCAACTTGTGGCAACCACCCCCGTTTATAAGCTGGACGGCAAAACCGTTGGCGGTGCACAGTTTGTAAACACCTACACGGCAACGGCGGGCGATGACGTCACGTTTACCCCCGATGCCACCAAGGAATTAACCGGCCGCGCTCTGAAGGAGGGCGAGTTCCACTTCATTGTGACCGATGAGAACGGCGTGGAAGTTTCCACCGGCACGAACAAGGCAGACGGCACGGTTAAATTCTCCCCCATTGGTTTCAACCAAACCATGACAACCTATGCCGCACTGTTTGCCGAGCTGCCTGTTGAGACTGAGCAGCCCGCCGAGACCGAGCAGCCCACTGTGACCGAGCAGCCCGCCGAGACCGAGCAGCCCGCTGAGACCGAGCAGCCCACTGTGACCGAGCAGCCCGCTGAGAACGAGCAGCCCGCTGAGACCGAGCAGCCCGCCGAGACCGAGCAGCCCGCCGAGACCGAGCAGCCCGCCGAGACCGAGCAGCCCACTGTGACCGAGCAGCCCACTGTGACCGAGCAGCCCGCTATGTTTGCGCCGACTTCCGATGACAGCATCGATGCGGAAGTCGCGCCGACCGAAGAGATGCAAGCCCTGCTGACGCATTGGTATACCATCAGCGAGGTTAAGCCTGTCGATGCCAACGGCGGCATTACCTATGACCCCACAGTTTATACTGTGTGCGTAAAATTGCAGGACGAGAACAGTGACGGCAACCTGACCATCGCGAGCACCACCTATTACAAGGCCGACGGGAAAACCCCGCTGGCAGATGGCGAAAAGCCGACTTTCCACAACAGCTATGCCGCAGCGGATTCCGACGCAGTAACCATTACCCTGCAAAAGAACCTGACGGGTCGCCCCCTGAACGCGGGCGAGTTTACCTTTAAGCTGTCCTGCCCGCAGGACACAGCACACGATAACATGACCGCCACCAACGATGCCGACGGCAAAGTGACCTTTGTGCTGACCTATCAGGATCTTGACCCCGACCACAGCGACGCCGACCCCACCACCTACACCTACACGGTATCGGAGGTTAAGGGCAACGCCGAGGGTGTAACCTACGACGAGAGCACGTACACCTTTGCGGTAGATGTGCAGGATAACGGCACCGGCAAGATGCAGGCAACCGTAAAAGCGCCTGAAAACATGACCTTTACGAATACCTACACGCCGAAGCCCACCCCGACACCTGAACCCTCCGCAACGCCGACCCCCACGCCCACGGCTACCCCCACGCCTGCGCCTACCGCTGCCCCGACACCCGCTGCCACGGCAACGCCTGCCCCGGTAACGCATATTCCGCAGACGTCGGACAGCTTCCCCCTGATTCCGCTGATTATCATTTTGATCATCAGCGGAGTCGGCGCGGCTTACCTGCTGGTTAAAGGCAAAAAAAGCAGCAAAAAGTAA
- a CDS encoding type II toxin-antitoxin system RelB/DinJ family antitoxin, with protein MSMTSATFRIDSTLKRELRELLDKLGLDMSTFFVMTAKQAVRAQGIPFKVTMDTPNAETIQAMKDTRDGVGLSKGFTSVSALMEDLDADD; from the coding sequence ATGTCAATGACAAGTGCTACATTCCGAATAGATTCAACACTGAAAAGGGAACTAAGGGAGCTGTTGGATAAGCTGGGCTTGGATATGTCTACTTTCTTTGTAATGACTGCAAAGCAGGCTGTTCGAGCGCAGGGTATTCCGTTCAAGGTTACAATGGATACTCCGAATGCAGAAACAATTCAAGCCATGAAAGACACAAGAGACGGAGTAGGATTGAGCAAGGGATTCACTTCTGTTTCCGCTTTAATGGAGGATCTTGACGCTGACGATTAA
- a CDS encoding Crp/Fnr family transcriptional regulator, producing MNVKKLSVFRNLSDEELEKSLHCARSILVNFQKDEYIYRQEDEPKRLYFVLEGKVELGRAHQSGRLLRTEQVKEGDAFGAIEVFLGEQAHSCYAKAKTQVQVLAVDRYFFGGRCEKNCVHHAQVIKNMLQVFAERARENERQIELLTIGNLSQRVAAYLLEEAEDSSERTNNTGRNREKNGLGKPESGRIIRLRQNREELAAYLNTTRPSLSRILMQMQEEGLIAFPARNQIQIVDIEGLSELLGAPKSM from the coding sequence ATGAATGTAAAAAAGTTGTCGGTTTTTCGGAATCTATCGGACGAGGAACTGGAAAAAAGTCTGCATTGCGCCAGATCAATTCTGGTAAATTTTCAAAAGGATGAATATATTTATCGGCAGGAAGATGAACCGAAGCGGTTATATTTTGTGTTGGAAGGCAAGGTAGAACTGGGCAGAGCGCATCAGTCGGGGAGGCTCCTTCGGACAGAACAGGTGAAAGAGGGAGACGCATTTGGTGCGATCGAAGTTTTTCTGGGAGAGCAGGCACATTCCTGTTATGCAAAGGCGAAAACGCAGGTGCAGGTGTTGGCTGTGGATCGCTATTTCTTCGGCGGACGCTGCGAGAAAAACTGCGTGCATCATGCCCAGGTCATAAAAAATATGTTACAGGTTTTTGCGGAACGGGCAAGAGAAAACGAACGGCAGATCGAGCTTCTGACTATCGGAAATCTGTCACAGAGAGTGGCGGCGTATCTGCTGGAAGAGGCGGAAGATTCGTCGGAGAGGACGAACAATACCGGCAGGAATCGGGAAAAGAATGGATTGGGAAAGCCGGAATCCGGACGTATCATCCGATTACGACAAAACAGGGAAGAACTGGCAGCATACTTAAATACGACCAGACCTTCCCTTTCCAGAATTCTGATGCAGATGCAGGAAGAGGGACTTATAGCTTTTCCTGCAAGAAATCAGATTCAAATCGTTGATATTGAGGGGCTTTCGGAACTACTTGGCGCTCCAAAGTCCATGTAA
- a CDS encoding desulfoferrodoxin family protein, with amino-acid sequence MSKFFKDAESKNIFYSFVSLDAIPDAPVLKELNANHTDGAFEKHVPVIEINGNQVHVSVGSVAHPMLEEHYITAIYLETKRGGQIRHLQPGEAPEATFLLAEGDEVVAAYEYCNLHGLWSAK; translated from the coding sequence ATGAGTAAATTTTTTAAAGACGCAGAAAGCAAAAACATTTTCTATTCTTTCGTAAGTTTGGACGCAATTCCGGACGCACCGGTTTTAAAAGAACTGAACGCTAACCACACTGATGGAGCCTTTGAAAAACATGTTCCGGTGATCGAGATCAATGGCAATCAGGTACATGTTTCTGTCGGCAGTGTTGCACACCCGATGTTAGAAGAACATTACATCACTGCTATTTATCTGGAGACAAAACGAGGCGGCCAGATCCGTCATCTGCAGCCGGGAGAAGCACCGGAGGCTACTTTCCTTTTGGCAGAGGGAGACGAAGTGGTCGCCGCTTATGAATATTGTAATTTACATGGACTTTGGAGCGCCAAGTAG
- a CDS encoding Cof-type HAD-IIB family hydrolase, whose translation MMYQMIALDMDGTLLNEKKEITPGNMKAIEEAVQQGKYVVLNTGRCLSELVRYLDIIPGLRFVNSVSGALVYDLQKKQAIYQQAMEPELICQLFEFAREEDAMPQILSEKSYVKRAHYEIMEQFQIAHFKPIYSYAATKLEDFEAEYRKNPFPVEKFNIYHRTVESREVTKRKIMMAGLPVEMAYAEFTSLEITACGVDKGVGLQKLSEHLGLSMEDVIVVGDSDNDIGALKVAGLAVAMGNAKGGIKRLADVQVVDCEHDGCAEAIYKYLLAE comes from the coding sequence ATGATGTATCAGATGATTGCGCTGGATATGGATGGCACGTTGCTGAATGAAAAAAAGGAAATTACCCCGGGAAATATGAAAGCGATTGAAGAAGCAGTTCAGCAGGGAAAATACGTAGTACTGAATACCGGAAGATGTCTTTCGGAACTGGTACGCTATCTGGATATCATACCGGGCCTTCGGTTTGTGAACAGTGTCAGTGGGGCATTGGTGTACGATTTGCAGAAAAAACAGGCAATCTATCAGCAGGCGATGGAGCCGGAACTGATCTGTCAGTTGTTCGAATTTGCGAGAGAAGAAGATGCCATGCCGCAGATTCTTTCGGAGAAATCTTATGTAAAACGGGCGCATTATGAGATTATGGAGCAGTTTCAGATCGCTCATTTTAAACCGATTTATTCCTATGCGGCTACAAAGTTGGAAGATTTTGAAGCAGAGTACCGGAAGAATCCATTTCCGGTGGAAAAATTCAATATATATCACAGGACGGTAGAGTCACGGGAGGTTACAAAGCGAAAGATCATGATGGCGGGACTTCCGGTAGAGATGGCTTATGCGGAATTTACTTCGCTGGAAATCACGGCATGTGGCGTGGATAAAGGAGTCGGACTTCAGAAACTGTCGGAACATCTGGGACTTTCCATGGAGGATGTGATCGTTGTGGGAGATTCGGACAATGACATCGGTGCGCTGAAAGTTGCGGGACTTGCCGTTGCCATGGGAAATGCAAAGGGCGGCATAAAGCGGCTGGCGGATGTACAGGTGGTAGACTGTGAGCATGACGGATGTGCAGAAGCAATTTATAAGTATCTTTTAGCGGAATAA
- a CDS encoding 50S ribosomal protein L25: MDTLIAQKRDLNKKAKVLRREGYVVGILYGRHLEESVPVMMTKSDVAQILKDKTKGSQIMLDVEGQQYDVLIKELDFNPLKGSIDAMDFQALVKGEKVHSVAEVVLLHHEKVVEGIIEEKLQEISYKATPEALVDKIEIDVSEMRVGDEVKVKDLDIAKKPGVVLVTDPEEVVVMITEAHLAKEADDEEADAEETPAE; this comes from the coding sequence ATGGATACTTTAATTGCACAGAAAAGAGATTTAAACAAGAAAGCAAAGGTATTAAGAAGAGAAGGTTATGTAGTAGGAATCCTGTATGGCAGACATCTGGAAGAGTCCGTACCGGTTATGATGACCAAGAGTGATGTGGCTCAGATCCTGAAGGATAAGACAAAAGGAAGCCAGATTATGCTGGATGTAGAAGGTCAGCAGTACGATGTCCTGATTAAAGAATTGGATTTCAATCCGCTGAAGGGTTCCATTGATGCGATGGATTTCCAGGCACTGGTTAAAGGTGAGAAGGTTCATTCCGTAGCAGAAGTTGTTTTGCTTCACCATGAAAAAGTAGTAGAGGGAATCATCGAGGAAAAACTGCAGGAGATTTCATATAAAGCAACACCGGAAGCATTGGTAGATAAAATTGAGATTGATGTTTCTGAGATGCGTGTAGGCGATGAAGTAAAAGTAAAAGATCTTGATATCGCAAAGAAGCCGGGCGTAGTATTGGTAACAGATCCGGAAGAGGTCGTTGTAATGATTACAGAAGCTCATCTGGCGAAGGAAGCCGACGATGAGGAAGCAGACGCAGAAGAGACACCGGCTGAGTAG
- a CDS encoding pyridoxal-phosphate dependent enzyme: MSKERIDLLKGYGAEVVLTPAKDYMVGSNKKAEELAETLPGAFLVGQGFNPNNPAMHIKTTGPEIWRDLDGKADIFVAAVGISAGAIAILDNCEFEWE; encoded by the coding sequence ATGTCAAAAGAAAGAATCGATCTTCTGAAAGGGTATGGAGCAGAAGTCGTTCTGACACCGGCAAAAGACTATATGGTGGGGTCAAACAAAAAAGCAGAGGAACTCGCTGAGACGCTTCCGGGAGCATTTCTGGTAGGACAGGGATTTAATCCGAACAACCCGGCGATGCATATTAAAACTACGGGTCCGGAAATCTGGAGAGATCTGGATGGAAAAGCAGATATTTTTGTGGCGGCCGTCGGAATCTCTGCAGGTGCAATCGCAATCCTTGACAACTGTGAGTTTGAATGGGAATAG